One part of the Lachnospiraceae bacterium JLR.KK002 genome encodes these proteins:
- a CDS encoding HAD hydrolase-like protein: MRKTTILFDLDGTLVNTEEGVGKSVRYALDKYGIPEPDRATIRRFIGPLLADSFQREYGFSEEKAKEADLVFRERYETIGLFECELFPGVEEALKILKEKGYKISVASSKEEVPCRRILERLGVAQYFDLIGGARLKENIGTKIEVLHDVMKRLGISHKEEVVLIGDSRYDARGAREAGIDCIGVSYGFEEDFEEMRKAGVTEIFDTLAEVIEYLERSREDEY, translated from the coding sequence ATGAGAAAGACAACGATTCTCTTTGATTTGGACGGAACGCTGGTCAATACGGAAGAGGGTGTTGGAAAAAGCGTGCGGTACGCACTGGATAAATATGGAATACCGGAACCGGACAGAGCCACTATCCGACGATTTATCGGCCCCCTTCTGGCAGATTCTTTTCAGCGGGAATACGGGTTTTCCGAGGAAAAGGCAAAAGAGGCGGATCTGGTTTTCCGGGAACGTTATGAAACCATCGGACTGTTTGAATGTGAGCTGTTTCCCGGTGTGGAAGAAGCATTAAAAATTCTGAAGGAAAAAGGATATAAAATCAGCGTGGCCTCCTCGAAGGAGGAAGTGCCCTGCCGCCGGATTCTGGAACGCCTTGGCGTGGCTCAGTATTTCGATTTGATAGGGGGAGCCAGACTGAAAGAAAATATAGGCACCAAGATAGAAGTGCTGCATGACGTTATGAAACGTCTCGGCATTTCCCATAAGGAAGAAGTGGTGCTGATTGGAGACAGCCGGTATGACGCCAGGGGAGCCAGAGAGGCGGGCATTGACTGTATCGGTGTTTCCTATGGATTTGAGGAAGATTTTGAGGAAATGAGAAAAGCCGGGGTAACGGAAATCTTTGATACGCTGGCGGAGGTAATTGAGTATCTGGAAAGGAGCAGGGAAGATGAGTATTAG
- a CDS encoding diaminopimelate dehydrogenase translates to MSIRIGISGYGNLGRGVECAVKQNPDMELAAVFTRREPESLSILTKEAAVCHVSQAEEWKDKIDVMILCGGSATDLPEQTPEYAKYFNVVDSFDTHAKIPEHFANVDAAAKENGHVGIISVGWDPGMFSLNRMYANAILPEGKDYTFWGKGVSQGHSDAVRRIPGVKNAKQYTIPVDSALDAVRAGENPELTTRQKHTRECFVVLEEGADGAKVEEAIKTMPNYFADYDTTVHFISEEELLKNHSGIPHGGFVIRSGKTGREQEHSHVIEYSLKLDSNPEFTASVIAAYARAAYRLAQEGQTGCKTVFDVAPAYLSARSGEELRKHLL, encoded by the coding sequence ATGAGTATTAGAATTGGTATTTCAGGTTATGGAAATCTCGGAAGAGGCGTGGAGTGTGCGGTGAAACAGAATCCCGATATGGAGCTTGCGGCGGTATTTACCAGAAGGGAGCCGGAATCCCTTTCCATTCTCACAAAAGAAGCGGCTGTATGCCACGTTTCTCAGGCGGAGGAATGGAAAGATAAGATTGATGTAATGATTCTCTGCGGTGGGAGCGCCACGGACCTGCCGGAGCAGACGCCGGAGTATGCGAAATATTTCAATGTGGTGGACAGCTTTGACACTCATGCAAAAATTCCGGAGCATTTTGCGAATGTGGATGCGGCTGCAAAAGAAAACGGGCACGTGGGAATTATTTCTGTGGGCTGGGATCCTGGTATGTTTTCCTTAAACCGCATGTACGCCAATGCAATTCTGCCGGAAGGGAAAGACTATACGTTCTGGGGAAAGGGCGTCAGCCAGGGCCACTCGGACGCTGTACGCCGGATTCCGGGCGTGAAAAATGCAAAGCAGTACACCATTCCGGTGGACAGCGCCCTGGACGCTGTACGGGCCGGGGAGAATCCGGAGCTTACCACAAGACAGAAACATACCAGAGAATGTTTTGTGGTGCTGGAAGAGGGAGCAGACGGGGCGAAAGTGGAAGAAGCCATTAAGACCATGCCCAATTATTTTGCAGATTATGATACAACGGTGCATTTTATCAGTGAGGAAGAGCTGCTGAAAAATCACAGCGGGATTCCCCATGGAGGATTTGTCATCCGCTCCGGTAAAACCGGCCGGGAACAGGAACACAGCCACGTGATTGAATACAGCCTGAAACTGGATTCCAATCCGGAATTTACCGCCAGTGTGATTGCAGCCTATGCCAGAGCAGCTTACCGTCTGGCGCAGGAAGGACAGACGGGATGCAAAACCGTATTTGATGTTGCACCGGCTTATCTCAGTGCCCGGAGCGGGGAGGAACTGCGGAAGCATTTGCTGTAA